The following coding sequences are from one Candidatus Neomarinimicrobiota bacterium window:
- a CDS encoding phosphoribosylaminoimidazolesuccinocarboxamide synthase, with product MDKKNLLYEGKAKKIYSTKDDELVIQLFKDDATAGNGAKKGTIKGKGEVNNQVSAFLFDYLKTFGIPTHYEKKLTATSMLVKKLEMFKLEVVMRNIAAGSLVKKYGIKEGTELEQPVLEYYLKEDKLHDPMISNEHAVAFKLATLDQVTEIGKYAKKINVVLKDFLIRRDLLLVDFKLEFGLQNGTIYLGDEISPDTCRFWDAETKKKLDKDRFRQDLGGVVSAYKEILSRVLG from the coding sequence TTGGACAAGAAAAATCTTTTATATGAAGGTAAAGCAAAAAAAATATATTCTACCAAAGACGATGAACTTGTAATTCAACTCTTTAAGGATGATGCTACAGCAGGAAATGGCGCCAAGAAAGGTACTATTAAAGGAAAAGGCGAGGTCAACAATCAGGTATCGGCATTCCTATTCGATTATTTGAAAACCTTTGGCATTCCAACTCATTACGAGAAAAAGCTGACCGCTACATCCATGCTGGTAAAAAAACTTGAGATGTTCAAATTAGAAGTCGTAATGAGAAATATCGCTGCCGGAAGCCTTGTAAAGAAATACGGTATTAAAGAGGGGACGGAACTTGAGCAACCTGTGCTTGAGTATTATTTAAAAGAAGATAAGCTGCATGATCCGATGATAAGTAACGAACATGCTGTGGCATTCAAGCTTGCCACTCTGGACCAGGTGACGGAAATCGGAAAATATGCTAAAAAGATAAATGTTGTCTTAAAAGATTTTTTAATTAGAAGAGACCTACTGCTGGTTGATTTTAAATTGGAGTTCGGGCTTCAAAACGGAACAATCTATCTTGGTGACGAAATTTCGCCTGATACCTGCCGTTTCTGGGATGCAGAGACTAAAAAGAAACTTGACAAAGACCGGTTCAGGCAAGATCTTGGAGGCGTGGTAAGCGCCTACAAGGAAATTTTGTCAAGAGTTCTCGGTTAA
- the pssA gene encoding CDP-diacylglycerol--serine O-phosphatidyltransferase → MFRISKSVVPSVFTVMNQMSGYLSILATINGKFSMAAYFIIIATLFDALDGKIARKLNQPSHFGLEFDSMADIISFGLAPSVLLYKAFSGDWVVAGAIVAFVPLLFAGIRLAKFNIHSEKHSAKFVGLPVPGMAMLHSSLVLFNFAVPYNMGAARFVIPLIILTSTLMISHIPFDKFPHFSLKRDGKVNIMLWIMVASGILMLTFRGLVIFPITFTYLTYVIGRWILNNGKEESEITDSTIRE, encoded by the coding sequence ATGTTTAGAATAAGCAAATCTGTGGTACCGAGTGTATTTACGGTTATGAACCAAATGAGCGGTTACCTCTCAATTCTTGCTACAATCAACGGCAAGTTTTCCATGGCAGCATATTTTATAATAATAGCTACTCTGTTTGACGCTCTTGATGGAAAAATAGCCCGTAAATTGAATCAGCCATCACATTTTGGGTTAGAATTTGATTCAATGGCAGACATTATCTCATTCGGACTTGCTCCCTCAGTATTACTTTATAAAGCCTTTTCCGGAGATTGGGTAGTGGCAGGAGCCATAGTTGCATTTGTGCCTCTATTATTCGCGGGAATAAGGCTGGCGAAATTCAATATTCATTCGGAGAAACATTCCGCAAAATTTGTGGGTTTACCCGTTCCGGGTATGGCGATGTTACATTCGTCATTGGTTCTTTTTAATTTTGCAGTCCCTTATAATATGGGGGCGGCAAGGTTTGTAATACCTCTTATAATTTTAACATCCACTCTTATGATAAGTCATATTCCTTTCGATAAATTCCCTCACTTCTCCTTAAAAAGAGATGGTAAGGTTAATATTATGTTGTGGATAATGGTCGCCTCAGGTATCTTGATGCTCACTTTCAGAGGTTTGGTAATATTCCCGATTACTTTTACATATCTAACCTATGTTATCGGTCGTTGGATACTGAATAATGGGAAAGAAGAATCAGAAATTACCGACTCCACTATCCGGGAATGA
- the tatA gene encoding twin-arginine translocase TatA/TatE family subunit has protein sequence MGFPGGWEWIIIFLVILLLFGAKRLPELARGLGKGIMEFRKAAKEVSQEIKQDEADESKEDDSPKA, from the coding sequence ATGGGATTTCCCGGCGGTTGGGAATGGATTATAATTTTCCTTGTTATTCTATTGTTGTTCGGAGCGAAGCGTCTCCCTGAGCTTGCAAGGGGATTAGGCAAAGGCATTATGGAGTTCCGAAAAGCGGCGAAAGAGGTATCCCAGGAAATAAAGCAGGATGAAGCTGACGAATCCAAGGAAGATGACTCTCCGAAAGCTTAA
- the truA gene encoding tRNA pseudouridine(38-40) synthase TruA — MKLLLEYDGTNYSGWQKQKNGITVQGELEKSLKIIVGQDLTVTGAGRTDKGVHAKGQVANFKTSADIPADKIKSGLNGTLPRDIRVLASEDVDDKFDSRRSAIERHYGYKIIRRVTALERHFAHRLEIELNVSEMNSAANFIMTQKDFNSFCKATSGTENGNCNVLKSVWNEYDDFLYYTIRADRFLHHMVRSLVGTMIEIGNGNIGIEDFKLIFEKSDRRAAGPTAPAHGLYLEKVIYPNDVN; from the coding sequence GTGAAACTTCTTTTGGAGTATGATGGAACTAACTACAGCGGGTGGCAAAAACAAAAAAACGGGATAACCGTGCAGGGGGAATTAGAAAAAAGTCTTAAAATAATAGTGGGGCAGGACTTGACGGTAACGGGAGCCGGAAGAACTGATAAAGGCGTGCATGCTAAAGGGCAGGTAGCGAACTTTAAAACATCCGCTGATATTCCTGCGGATAAGATAAAGAGCGGGCTTAACGGCACTCTACCGAGAGACATAAGGGTTCTTGCATCGGAGGATGTAGATGATAAATTTGATTCGCGCAGAAGCGCGATTGAACGGCACTACGGATATAAAATTATTAGGAGAGTGACTGCGCTTGAACGACATTTCGCTCACCGTCTGGAGATTGAATTAAATGTAAGTGAAATGAATTCTGCCGCAAATTTCATTATGACACAAAAAGACTTCAACTCATTTTGCAAAGCGACCTCGGGAACCGAAAACGGAAATTGTAACGTATTAAAATCCGTGTGGAATGAATATGATGATTTTTTGTATTATACTATAAGAGCTGACAGGTTTCTGCACCATATGGTAAGATCGCTTGTCGGCACAATGATAGAAATAGGTAACGGTAATATTGGTATTGAAGATTTTAAATTGATATTTGAGAAGTCTGATAGAAGAGCGGCAGGGCCTACTGCCCCTGCTCACGGGTTATATCTTGAAAAAGTTATTTATCCCAACGATGTGAATTGA
- the fsa gene encoding fructose-6-phosphate aldolase, whose translation MKIFLDTANVDEIKEGASWGIVDGVTTNPTLIAKEGRDFETVIKEICELVDGPVNAEVVGLKVDEMVEEGRKLRELHKNICVKIPMTVDGIKAVKILSSEGTMTNVTLIFSALQALLAAKAGATFVSPFVGRIDDMAAEGMNLIGDIRQIYDNYGYKTEIIVASIRNPIHVVDSALYGADIATLPMKVLHQMAKHPLTDIGLKQFLKDWESMKS comes from the coding sequence ATGAAAATATTTTTAGATACTGCAAATGTGGATGAGATTAAAGAAGGCGCTTCATGGGGAATTGTGGATGGAGTAACAACAAATCCAACTTTAATCGCTAAAGAAGGTCGGGATTTTGAAACAGTAATAAAAGAAATTTGTGAACTTGTTGACGGGCCGGTAAACGCTGAAGTGGTAGGACTTAAAGTAGATGAAATGGTAGAAGAAGGCAGAAAGCTAAGAGAACTGCATAAAAACATCTGTGTTAAAATTCCTATGACGGTTGATGGCATAAAAGCTGTGAAGATTTTAAGCAGTGAAGGAACTATGACCAACGTAACGCTGATATTTTCAGCACTTCAAGCGCTATTAGCCGCTAAGGCCGGAGCTACTTTCGTTAGCCCGTTTGTAGGCAGGATAGACGATATGGCAGCTGAGGGGATGAATCTTATTGGTGATATCAGGCAGATTTACGATAATTACGGATATAAAACGGAAATAATCGTTGCGAGTATTCGGAACCCGATCCATGTGGTTGATTCAGCTTTATACGGAGCGGATATCGCTACGCTTCCGATGAAAGTGCTTCATCAGATGGCAAAGCATCCTTTAACGGATATTGGCTTGAAGCAGTTCCTTAAAGACTGGGAGTCAATGAAATCATAA
- a CDS encoding aminopeptidase, with protein sequence MKRLSDAVNSALTNSLAVKKGEKVLVITDAKTRHIGILFHERAKELGAESFLIDMIPRSTDGEEPPDAIAKLMLSTDVLICPTSKSLTHTNARRAASKKGARTITLPNVNEDMLARAGNADMKRMSLITNKISDILTIGRNVHITTASGTDLRMSIKGRKGIPDTGYVTNPGETCNIPAGEAFLAPVEGKTDGIMVINGSMGNTGIIKKPIKMYISNGYVTKIIGTREARILRKQLAPFGKKGRNIAELGIGTNHKAILTGNILEDEKILGTVHVALGNNISMGGTCDVGIHLDGILLKPTLTIDDKVILSGGKIRI encoded by the coding sequence TTGAAGAGATTGTCAGATGCCGTAAATTCAGCTTTAACTAACAGCTTAGCCGTAAAAAAGGGTGAAAAGGTTCTTGTCATCACTGATGCGAAAACACGGCATATCGGAATATTATTTCATGAAAGGGCAAAAGAATTGGGAGCCGAATCGTTTCTCATTGATATGATTCCGCGCTCTACAGACGGTGAAGAGCCGCCTGATGCCATAGCGAAGCTTATGCTCTCCACCGATGTTCTTATTTGTCCCACAAGCAAATCGCTGACACATACAAATGCTCGAAGAGCAGCCAGTAAAAAGGGTGCGAGAACCATCACGCTTCCAAACGTAAACGAAGATATGTTAGCGCGCGCGGGGAATGCGGATATGAAAAGAATGTCTCTTATCACAAATAAAATATCAGATATTCTCACTATAGGTCGAAATGTTCATATCACTACCGCGTCGGGAACTGATTTGAGAATGTCCATCAAAGGGAGAAAAGGAATACCCGATACCGGATACGTAACCAATCCGGGAGAGACATGCAATATTCCGGCGGGCGAAGCTTTTTTAGCTCCGGTGGAAGGGAAAACGGATGGTATAATGGTAATCAACGGTTCTATGGGAAATACAGGGATTATCAAAAAACCTATTAAAATGTATATTTCGAATGGCTATGTCACAAAAATTATCGGAACACGCGAAGCCCGCATTTTAAGAAAACAGCTTGCGCCTTTCGGTAAAAAGGGGAGAAATATCGCCGAACTCGGTATAGGAACCAACCATAAAGCGATTCTCACGGGAAATATCTTAGAAGACGAAAAAATTCTCGGAACCGTTCATGTTGCGCTTGGAAACAATATAAGTATGGGCGGAACCTGCGATGTTGGAATTCACTTAGACGGCATTTTACTCAAGCCGACCTTGACTATTGATGATAAAGTGATTCTATCGGGAGGAAAAATCAGAATATGA
- a CDS encoding phosphatidylserine decarboxylase family protein produces the protein MALDGLPFIGAAGLVLIILGIIASFTGSNIIWGFTFAEGVLLLFIIFFFRDPDRVTPEGVGLVISAADGKVVVVKEASFPELSDEKLIQVSVFLSVFDVHINRIPISGVVDEIKYYPGKFLAAWNEKASLENEQTLISIDTGSKKIYFKQIAGLIARRIVWKLEPGQSVSAGERFGLIRFGSRVDILLPLNSEIRVKVGDKVKGGETVIGIIDV, from the coding sequence ATGGCTTTAGACGGACTTCCATTCATTGGAGCAGCAGGATTAGTACTGATAATCTTGGGGATAATTGCATCCTTTACCGGAAGCAATATTATTTGGGGATTCACCTTCGCCGAAGGAGTGCTTTTGCTCTTTATAATTTTTTTCTTTCGTGATCCCGACAGAGTTACGCCGGAAGGAGTAGGACTTGTAATATCCGCCGCTGACGGTAAAGTAGTGGTGGTAAAAGAGGCGAGTTTTCCCGAACTGTCTGACGAAAAGCTGATTCAGGTGTCTGTATTTCTATCGGTATTCGATGTGCATATAAACAGGATTCCGATTTCGGGTGTTGTTGATGAAATAAAATATTACCCGGGAAAATTCTTAGCCGCCTGGAATGAAAAGGCATCGCTCGAAAACGAGCAAACGCTTATTTCTATTGACACTGGAAGCAAAAAAATATACTTTAAACAAATAGCAGGATTGATCGCAAGGCGAATAGTCTGGAAACTTGAACCCGGTCAATCTGTCAGCGCTGGAGAAAGATTCGGATTAATAAGGTTTGGAAGTCGGGTTGATATTCTCCTCCCGTTGAACTCGGAGATTCGAGTTAAAGTTGGTGATAAAGTTAAGGGAGGGGAAACAGTAATAGGGATTATAGATGTTTAG
- a CDS encoding trypsin-like peptidase domain-containing protein, with product MITRTVADASPAVAGINATQIREYSRTPFDKDPIWSLLFPDRVFRQRIKSLGSGFLISSDGFILTNTHVIENAEEVIVTLSDGTDHNADIVGIDEVSDIALLKIKGKNFPFLKMGNSDDIIIGEWVIALGNPFGLFDVSKKPTATVGVVSGLDLDFGQQESGRVYQDMIQTDASINSGNSGGPLLNAIGEVIGVNTFIFTGSRFSEGSIGIGFAIPVNRAISVYEELRTMGKVDRSFWTGMAVRNLNRLLAKHLDLKTEKGVIVTNVEKKSPASKAGLLVGDIIIKVNNVEVIDDDDIFRIIEENFLRAGDLLTIEIKRGNSVRGVKMILGKSHK from the coding sequence ATGATAACAAGGACAGTTGCCGATGCCAGTCCGGCAGTTGCAGGAATAAATGCTACTCAGATTCGTGAATATTCACGGACTCCGTTTGACAAGGACCCTATTTGGTCGCTTCTGTTTCCTGATAGGGTATTCAGGCAAAGAATAAAAAGTTTGGGTTCCGGTTTTTTAATTTCATCGGATGGGTTTATACTGACCAATACGCACGTAATTGAAAACGCTGAAGAAGTTATAGTGACCTTATCTGATGGAACAGATCACAATGCCGATATAGTAGGCATTGATGAGGTATCTGATATTGCATTGCTGAAAATCAAGGGAAAAAATTTTCCATTCCTGAAAATGGGCAATTCAGATGATATAATTATCGGGGAATGGGTCATTGCTCTCGGTAATCCATTCGGGCTTTTCGACGTAAGTAAAAAGCCTACTGCAACAGTAGGTGTGGTATCCGGATTAGATCTTGATTTCGGTCAACAGGAATCAGGAAGAGTTTATCAGGATATGATACAGACGGATGCCTCGATAAACTCCGGAAACAGCGGCGGTCCATTGCTTAACGCAATTGGTGAAGTAATCGGTGTGAACACTTTTATCTTCACCGGTAGCCGGTTTTCTGAAGGGTCAATTGGAATCGGTTTCGCCATACCCGTGAACAGAGCAATTTCCGTTTATGAGGAATTAAGGACTATGGGTAAAGTTGATAGAAGTTTCTGGACGGGAATGGCAGTAAGAAACCTGAATCGGCTGTTAGCGAAACATTTGGACTTGAAAACTGAAAAGGGTGTGATTGTCACGAACGTTGAAAAGAAAAGCCCGGCTTCGAAAGCCGGATTACTCGTAGGCGATATAATTATTAAAGTAAATAATGTTGAAGTGATTGATGATGACGATATCTTCAGAATAATTGAGGAAAATTTTTTGAGAGCCGGAGATTTATTGACTATCGAAATTAAAAGAGGGAATTCGGTTAGAGGCGTTAAAATGATTTTAGGAAAATCTCACAAGTAA
- the purQ gene encoding phosphoribosylformylglycinamidine synthase subunit PurQ, translating into MKFGIVVFPGSNCDLDAQHVLQDVLLQDVKMLWHKNSELEEVDVVILPGGFSYGDYLRAGAIARFSPIMDSVIEFANKGKPVLGICNGFQILLECGLLPGALVTNDSLRFISDDVYITPEADNPVYSAKYEKSQVLKMPIAHIGGNYFADAETLALLESNNQIAFRYCDKDGNVNDESNPNGSIADIAGIYNKSGNVLGLMPHPERASESILGSDDGLGIFESITAAG; encoded by the coding sequence ATGAAATTCGGTATAGTCGTATTTCCCGGATCAAATTGCGATTTAGACGCTCAACACGTATTACAGGACGTTCTTCTTCAAGACGTGAAAATGCTTTGGCACAAAAATTCCGAGCTTGAAGAAGTGGATGTAGTGATACTTCCGGGTGGATTCAGTTATGGCGATTATTTACGAGCCGGCGCAATTGCGCGGTTTTCTCCGATTATGGATTCTGTGATAGAATTTGCGAATAAAGGTAAACCTGTTCTTGGTATTTGTAATGGATTTCAAATATTGCTCGAATGCGGATTGTTGCCCGGAGCGCTGGTAACTAATGACTCTTTAAGGTTCATCAGCGACGATGTATATATTACACCTGAGGCAGATAATCCTGTTTATTCCGCGAAATATGAAAAATCACAGGTTTTAAAAATGCCGATAGCGCATATCGGAGGAAATTATTTTGCTGATGCGGAAACTTTGGCTCTGCTTGAGTCAAACAATCAGATAGCTTTCCGATATTGTGACAAGGATGGGAATGTGAACGATGAATCCAACCCGAACGGTTCAATTGCCGATATTGCCGGAATTTATAATAAATCAGGTAACGTGTTAGGATTGATGCCTCATCCGGAACGAGCGAGTGAATCCATTTTAGGCTCCGATGACGGATTGGGAATATTTGAATCAATAACAGCTGCGGGTTAA
- the purS gene encoding phosphoribosylformylglycinamidine synthase subunit PurS — MTARVKVTLKDGILDPRGKTILEAFPGVGIEGIKELRTGKYFEILFDSAELEEARISTEKACEKLLSNPVIEKYTYELLEE, encoded by the coding sequence ATAACAGCCAGGGTAAAAGTCACATTAAAGGACGGTATTTTAGATCCGCGGGGTAAAACTATCTTAGAAGCTTTTCCGGGGGTCGGCATAGAGGGAATCAAGGAACTCCGAACAGGTAAATATTTTGAAATTCTGTTTGATTCTGCTGAATTAGAAGAAGCTCGGATATCAACCGAAAAAGCCTGCGAAAAGCTGTTATCAAACCCTGTAATAGAGAAATATACTTATGAGTTGCTTGAGGAGTAA
- a CDS encoding energy-coupling factor transporter transmembrane protein EcfT: MTFILFSLTYLLVNNAKNISGSIIDLSNSFYMKYDPRVKSIFFVCLLILAMVGGMRSTLTSLLFLLIIIGVEPSGFKRFWQRSKYFLLLVPLTFVFHFIFNASFLGGTGLSYSDEIVNKALFFTYRVGILVSAGAYFSMTVEPASLAESLRELAAPLGKIGVPLERISLLFLLALSFVPIISDQAVRIKEAQIARGISMGNSLFSRVRRMLPVLIPLFTLSLARAERLALVLESRGYSSPGAKTRLKKFRFSTADYISTFIATAVTGATYF, translated from the coding sequence TTGACTTTTATTTTATTCAGCTTAACTTATCTACTCGTTAACAATGCTAAAAATATATCAGGATCAATAATCGACCTTTCCAATTCTTTTTATATGAAATATGATCCACGCGTTAAATCTATATTTTTTGTTTGTCTGCTCATTCTCGCAATGGTAGGAGGGATGCGGTCAACGCTGACTTCTCTGCTGTTTTTATTGATAATAATAGGAGTTGAGCCTTCGGGGTTTAAACGGTTTTGGCAGAGATCAAAATACTTTTTATTGCTTGTTCCGTTAACGTTCGTATTTCATTTTATTTTCAATGCGAGCTTTTTAGGTGGAACGGGATTATCATATTCGGATGAAATAGTGAACAAAGCGCTTTTTTTTACTTATCGGGTTGGAATATTAGTTTCTGCCGGAGCTTATTTCAGTATGACTGTTGAACCGGCAAGTTTGGCGGAATCTCTGAGGGAGTTGGCAGCTCCGTTAGGAAAAATCGGTGTTCCGCTTGAGCGTATCTCCCTTCTTTTTCTTTTGGCGCTGTCTTTTGTTCCGATAATTTCTGATCAGGCTGTTCGGATAAAGGAGGCACAGATTGCCCGCGGAATTTCAATGGGGAATAGTCTCTTTAGCAGAGTCAGACGGATGCTTCCTGTGCTGATTCCGCTTTTCACACTAAGCCTTGCTCGAGCGGAGCGATTAGCTCTTGTGCTTGAATCGAGAGGATATAGCAGTCCCGGCGCTAAAACACGATTAAAGAAGTTCAGATTTTCCACGGCTGATTATATATCAACATTTATTGCCACAGCGGTTACAGGAGCAACGTATTTTTAA
- a CDS encoding adenylosuccinate lyase: MIDRYTPKEIGNVWTEEHKFDTWLEIETIVAEVQSEIGMIPKEAAKSIRAKGKFSVKRIDEIENEVNHDVIAFLTNVAEYVGDNSGYMHFGMTSSDLLDTSLAMRMKEAGMIIAKELSVLEDVLIKRALEHKNSVMVGRTHGIHAELLTFGLKLAVWIEEVRRHKKRWSEVLEDISTGQISGAVGTYSHLGPEIESAVCERLGLTPAPISNQIIQRDRHASYLNMLALIASSLEKFAVEIRHLQRTEVREVQEYFSKGQKGSSAMPHKKNPILAERISGMARLVRGYSLAALENVALWHERDISHSSVERVIIPDATITVVYCLKKFSSLMENLIVDPDRMRENINQSFNLVYSGGVLLKLIEKEIAREKAYSIVQTSAMKAWNEQIDFKVCLQENNEVQSLLSEEEIEECFKPELNLKYVDEIFDRLNLH, encoded by the coding sequence ATGATAGACCGATACACTCCGAAAGAAATAGGTAATGTTTGGACGGAAGAGCATAAATTTGATACCTGGCTCGAAATAGAAACCATAGTCGCCGAGGTGCAATCCGAAATAGGTATGATTCCGAAGGAAGCAGCAAAATCCATTCGCGCAAAGGGTAAGTTTTCCGTTAAGCGGATTGACGAAATTGAAAATGAAGTTAATCATGACGTAATCGCTTTTCTCACTAATGTTGCCGAGTATGTGGGTGATAATTCCGGTTATATGCATTTCGGAATGACCTCTTCAGACCTTCTTGATACATCACTCGCTATGAGGATGAAAGAAGCGGGAATGATAATCGCTAAAGAACTGTCGGTTCTTGAAGATGTATTGATAAAAAGAGCGTTAGAACATAAGAATTCCGTAATGGTAGGCAGAACCCACGGTATCCACGCAGAGCTGCTGACATTCGGTTTGAAGCTCGCCGTATGGATAGAGGAAGTGAGACGACATAAAAAAAGATGGTCAGAGGTATTAGAAGATATTTCTACAGGTCAAATATCGGGCGCTGTGGGAACGTATTCTCATTTGGGTCCTGAAATAGAATCTGCGGTATGTGAACGGCTTGGATTAACGCCTGCCCCTATATCCAACCAGATAATTCAGAGAGACAGACACGCAAGTTATCTGAACATGCTTGCATTGATAGCATCCAGCCTGGAAAAATTTGCTGTGGAAATTCGCCATTTACAGAGGACGGAAGTAAGAGAAGTTCAGGAGTATTTCAGTAAAGGACAAAAAGGCTCTTCGGCTATGCCGCATAAAAAAAATCCGATCCTCGCCGAAAGAATCAGTGGAATGGCGCGTCTCGTAAGAGGATATTCGCTTGCTGCTCTGGAAAATGTGGCGTTGTGGCACGAGCGGGATATATCTCATTCATCAGTTGAAAGAGTTATAATTCCGGATGCCACTATTACAGTGGTATATTGTCTTAAGAAATTTAGTTCATTAATGGAAAATCTGATAGTGGATCCGGATAGAATGAGAGAAAATATTAATCAATCATTTAATCTTGTTTATTCAGGGGGAGTGCTGCTTAAGCTGATTGAGAAAGAGATAGCCAGAGAAAAAGCATATTCGATTGTACAGACATCTGCAATGAAAGCCTGGAACGAGCAGATAGATTTTAAAGTATGTTTACAGGAAAATAACGAAGTTCAATCTCTGCTAAGTGAGGAAGAAATTGAAGAATGTTTCAAGCCGGAATTGAACTTAAAATACGTAGATGAAATATTTGATAGATTGAATCTACATTAA
- the gatA gene encoding Asp-tRNA(Asn)/Glu-tRNA(Gln) amidotransferase subunit GatA, giving the protein MTIFRSSVEEYEKFLSKVEDSIALSAEREELNIFTYINNDEIRASANRISDKMKSGNNGELSGKTVAIKDLLSTEGIPTTCASGILKDFVPLYDATVVDKLKQSGALLFGKTNMDEFAMGSSNENSYFGPVKNPHDPKKVAGGSSGGSCAAVAAGIVDMALGSDTGGSIRLPASFCGVVGMKPTYGRVSRYGLTAFASSLDQIGPIASSVSDCAALLKVISGSDERDSTSAANEVPDYPSLLESDVNGLKLGLPKEYYGEGCDEEIVESVSKIIDDLKSKGAEVINISLPHTEYSIATYYIIATAEASSNLERYDGMRYGHRGAGSDLSEVYNSSRSEGFGEEVKRRIMLGTYVLSAGYYDAYYKKAQQVRRLIRDDFLKAFEKVDAIITPTSPITAFNIGEKMDDPLAMYLVDVYTTSLNLAGLPGISVPGGKSTDGMPIGVQIIGKPFDELGILRIASKIEESIIT; this is encoded by the coding sequence ATTACGATATTCAGGAGTAGTGTGGAGGAGTACGAAAAGTTTCTAAGTAAGGTTGAAGATTCTATCGCTCTGTCGGCAGAACGGGAAGAGTTGAATATATTTACATATATCAACAATGATGAAATACGTGCCTCCGCGAACCGAATATCCGATAAAATGAAATCGGGGAATAACGGGGAGCTTTCAGGCAAAACTGTAGCGATAAAAGACCTGCTTTCCACAGAAGGAATTCCTACGACCTGTGCTTCGGGGATACTCAAGGATTTTGTACCGCTTTATGATGCAACGGTGGTGGATAAGTTAAAACAAAGCGGGGCTCTCTTATTCGGAAAAACTAATATGGATGAATTTGCTATGGGATCATCCAATGAAAACTCGTATTTCGGTCCTGTAAAAAATCCGCATGATCCTAAAAAAGTCGCCGGCGGTTCCAGCGGTGGTTCCTGCGCTGCGGTAGCGGCAGGCATTGTAGATATGGCTCTCGGAAGCGACACAGGCGGCTCAATTCGGTTGCCAGCCTCTTTCTGCGGGGTAGTTGGGATGAAGCCGACTTATGGGAGAGTGTCCAGGTACGGATTAACGGCGTTTGCGTCGTCTCTTGACCAAATAGGTCCGATAGCCAGTTCCGTCAGCGATTGCGCGGCTTTACTGAAAGTAATTTCCGGTTCGGATGAGCGCGATTCTACTTCCGCTGCAAATGAAGTACCGGATTATCCGAGTTTGCTCGAGAGTGATGTTAACGGATTGAAGCTCGGGTTACCGAAAGAGTATTATGGAGAGGGTTGTGATGAGGAGATAGTTGAAAGCGTCAGTAAAATTATTGATGACTTAAAGTCTAAGGGAGCTGAAGTAATCAATATATCGCTTCCCCACACGGAATATTCCATCGCAACATATTATATCATTGCCACTGCCGAGGCATCCTCAAATCTTGAGCGATATGACGGAATGCGTTACGGACATAGAGGAGCGGGAAGCGACCTGTCCGAAGTATATAATTCGTCAAGAAGTGAAGGATTCGGCGAAGAAGTTAAAAGAAGAATTATGCTCGGAACTTATGTATTATCAGCGGGTTACTACGACGCGTACTATAAAAAAGCGCAGCAGGTCAGAAGATTGATACGTGATGATTTTCTAAAGGCTTTCGAAAAGGTTGATGCGATAATCACTCCTACTTCACCGATAACGGCATTTAATATCGGCGAAAAAATGGACGACCCTCTGGCGATGTATCTTGTTGATGTTTACACAACTTCTCTTAACCTTGCCGGATTGCCGGGTATTAGCGTTCCCGGCGGAAAATCAACCGATGGAATGCCTATCGGTGTACAAATAATCGGAAAACCTTTTGATGAACTTGGAATACTGAGGATTGCCTCTAAAATTGAAGAGTCAATAATCACTTAG